CCTTGGCGCAGAACCTTCATCCAGCAAAGTGTCGACTTGCCAGCCAAACAGCTACAAGTCTGCCTGGGCACGCAATGTTTAGCGCCGACTGAAGACCTTGCCAAAGCAATCGCTTCAATCTAGCTGAAGGTGGGACTCCTGCCTCAACCGCCACATTTTTAACTTTTAAGATGTCCGACGATCTTCACGACCTCTATCAGTCGATCATTCTCGATCACAACAAGCGCCCGCGTCATTATGGTGTACTTGCTGAGGCGACGCATCATGCCGAAGGCTACAATCCACTCTGCGGTGATAAGATTACAGTCTTCCTGCGCATTGTAGACGATCGAATCGAAGCCATTCAATTCGAAGCAGCCTGTTGTGCGATCTGTAAGGCCAGCGCTTCGATGATGACAGAGGCGCTCTTGGGCCAAAGCTTGGCGGCAGGGGAATCGATCAATGCTGAGGTGAGTGCTCTCTTAAATTTGGATACGGACTGCCAGCCGAGTTTGGAAACATCGGGCGAGCTGGCATCACTGGCAGGGGTGCGTCAATTTCCCGCGCGCATCAAGTGCGCGACCCTTCCTTGGCATACCTATCAAGCAGCTCTACTCAAATAGTGGAATCAAATTGCGCGGATCGTAGAGGGAACGGAGCTTTTGCTTCTTTAGAGTTCCGGTGAGCTCAAATTCAAGCAGGTTGGGGAGCGGCTTTATGATTAGGTCGCTGATTTTGCGCAGGTTGGAGTCGGGGTTGCCTGAGTTGGCAAAAAGAGATACTTTGAGCCGCATGTTGAGGGCTTGGTCGCTGAGGCGCAGAGTGCCCGGTGCGTTGATTTGGGTGCGGGTGCCGTCGATACGCAAGGGATCGAAGTGGACGATGTCGTTTTCGTAGTGAAAGTCGCCACGCATTTGATTGAGGTTAAATGAGGTAAAGTTGAAGTATGTGTTCTGTAGGAATTTTGAGAGAGGTCCAAGTAATTGGATGGTGCCTAGTTGATCGTTACGAATCTCAAAATTCCCAAACCCTGTGTGTTTAAAGGGATCTTTGGTGGGGCCTTCTCCGTGGATCTGTATGTCTACGCGTGCGTCTTCCCGTTTCGTGGATGCGGGGGAGTTTGTGGCCGTCGTTTCCAGACTGTGCTCCAGATTGTCTAATTGTGGCAGGTCGCGCAGGGCTTGGTTTTGATCGGCGTCCTTGAGGCTGAATTCATAGCGCAAAGTGCTGTCAGAGTCCGGGGGCGTATAGATGTCGATTTGTGCGCTGCCTTGACCGTCTGCGTAGCCAAGCTCTACCTCGCGCAGGTGAGTGACGTGAGAGCGGCCGTAGAGGTCAAAGCTTAGGTGGTCGAGTGGCACACCTCTGAATTTGAGAGGAGAGTCGAGTGCTGCGGATAAATCGAAGAAGCTCTTGCCCTGATACTCAGGGTAGCGGCTGTTAAAGATCGCGCCTTTAAGTTTAGTGACGGGTAGGTCGTCGGTCTCAAAGTCGGCGATGATTTGGGCTGCCGTTCCTTTGAATAGTTTGGCTGCATCTTCCAGAGTCAGTTTCGCGTCCATATCGAGGCGTAGGGAGACTGGCCCTTTGCCGTCGCCAATGCGAGAGGCGAAGGCGAGCTTGCCGTGGGCCCAGCCTTGGCCACTGCGGGTGTGTATATCGCGCAACTCGCAATAAGGGCCGCGTCCGCGTACGATGAGTTCAGCCGCGTCGAATGCGATGTCGCGGTAGCTGACGTTGCTCGCTTCCGCATGCCCGTAGTAGAGGTCGGCGACCTTGCGCTGGGTATTGCCGTAGATGATGAAGTCACCCAAGCTGTAGTCTGTGCGACTGAAGTCGAAGTCCTTAAAAATGGAGCCCCACCAGCGTGGTAGGATTGCATTATAATCGTAGGGCACCGCTGTGCCGTATAGGGTGAGTTTGTAATCGTGGCTATGGCTATCCAAGCTGAACTTGAGGTCGATCCATTGCTTTTGACGGCGGAGATAGAGGTTATTTATAGTGTATTGCCCGTCTTGATACGTGGCGTGTGTATTGATGTGGTCGAAGGTTAAGTGATCGACTTTCAGAGCATCGACTTGAGCGTAGACTGCGGCATGGTTGAGTGAGAAACCCGTGTCGAAGTTCATCTGGACGTCTAAGTAAGGTGGGGTTTCGTAGGCGATGTCCGGGAGGCGGTCGCGTATGGTCTCTGGAGTCAGTGATGCGAGGTCGATACTGCCGCGGGCGCGCACATGACCACTGTGAGTGTGTGCATCGATACGACCCTTCAATGCGATCGCTCCATTTAGACTACGTGTGGAGCCGTGGAAGGCGATTTCCGGATAGTGCTTCGGGTTGATTTGGAGCGTTGGTGCGTCCAGTTCATAGTCTTGGAGTGTGATGCGCTTTGCGGCCAAGTTACACGGGGGCCAATGGCCGGAGAGTAGCCCATTTAGTTCGATTCGGGGGAATTCCGCGCTGAGGTCTTCTGCTTGTATTTGGAAGCGTGGCGCATCGAGTTCTGTGCATGTGAGTCGTGGGGCGGACAGGGGACGGATCGTGCCATCCTGGATTTGTATGCGTGCTTGTAGTTCTACATTGCTAGCCTGGACTTCAGGGTGTCGCAGTTGTCGACTGCTCAGATGTAGGTCGATGATTTGATCCTGTGTATCGGTGGATGTGTATGTGAACGCGACTGTTGGGGCTTTGAAGTAACTGATGCGCTTCTTGTATTGTGAGAATTGGGCGACTTGGCTGTAGAAATTTTGAGTCCATTCGCTGATGTTTGCTTCATTGAGATTCAAATTTTTGTAGCTCGCTTTGGCTTTGGCTGAGGCGCTTTGGGGTGATTGAAAATGGAAGCTGCCTCTCAGTCGAATGTCATCATTGAGTGCTGCAAAGCGCTCGACATTCCAATTGCCTGCATCGGGTGCGATGCGGAAGGCGATACGTTCCAATATGGCACGCCGGTATCCGTCAGGCGAATACACTGATGGAATGTACAAAGTGCCAGCTGTGAGCACCAGGCCAGCGGGGCTGGGCAGCTGGTTAAAACCTTGCCATGCGAGTTGGACTTCCAGGGCATCGGCTTCTAGCAGATTTTGCTGAATTTCGCTGGAGCGTAGTTTGACGCCGACGAGGGTTACTGAGCCGTCCAGTTGAAGGCGAAATTCATCGGCCGTGAAGATGATGCCGGGCGGTAATTTTTGGGCGATGACTTGGTGGCTCCAACCGGTGGGAAGTGGCAGGTAGCCATAGATGAGTATGCAGCCGATGACTAGGGCTTGCGTGATAAAGATCAGGAGCAGGCTGGCATCCCAAAATAGCTCCAGCAATGTGCTGAGGCGAAGCTTTTTAAGGAGGGCCATGGTGCACGCTGTGACTTACTCGCTGATCTTTGAATCGATCACTCCGGGGGCGGCGACGGGGGCGATGGTCTCGGGGGCGGGCACTGGGTTGCCTGCTTGGGCTTCAGGCGGAGTTTCCATATCGTCCGTTAGTTCATAGAGCGCGTCCAACAATGGCTGTGGGATCTCGAAAATGGCATTGTGCTGTTTAGAGCCGGCAACTTGAATGGTGCCGGATAGCCGCTTGGTGAACACGTATTCGCGTTTTTCTGTTCGGTAGGTGCCGCCGCCGGGGAGCTGTATGGTCGCGCTGAGTTTGAAGATCCAAGGAAGTGTTTTCTCCGAGTCGACGGGGTAGGCATCCGCGTAGTTGTCGAGCAGATAGCTCTTTACTTTAAAGTCGCGAATGGCGTCGATTAAGACGCGAATGTGTGGGCCACGTTGGCCTTCGAGCTGTTCCAGTAGATTGTCCCAACGAATACTGTCCTTGGGGAGCGTGTAGTCAAAGATTGTCTCTCCGGTCTCTAGTTGTGTTAGTTGCAAGGAGCTAATACGTGCAGAGGAGGGCAGTGTGTCGAGTGTGCGATTGCGGTAGTAGGAGGTGTTGAGTGGCACTATTTGTAGGGTCGGGCGCCGTTCGACCTGAAAGATGAAGTCGGCTTGATTGGTTTTCGCGTAGAGTGCCTCGTTGTCCTCCTCGGGGTGAGCGAGAGTCAGGACGAGGGGATCGCCTTGAACGAAACTGAGTGTGACGACGCGGCGCGGCTTATTGAAGCCTAGGCGTTCTGTATCGGTGGGGGAGGGGGCATCGACGGCGAAGCCGCTGGCACGCAAGTTGGAAAGTTCGTCCATCAGCTGCTGGATGATTGCCGGGTCTGCGCGGTGAGGTTGGATCTCATCTTCGCCCTTGCTTTCAAGCACCTGCCAGTCGCCTGTTTCCAGCTTTTGTAGTCGGATCTTGCGTCCGTTTTCAGAAATGTTGATTGCGGAGAGCGTCGCGTGATTAAAGTTTATGAAATTACGTTCGCGCAGAGCTTCCTGTGCTTCGCGCAGTGCATCGAAAGGGCGAGCCATTAGCGTAAACACTGCAGGGTTGTCTTCGAGTTTTGCGAAGTATTGAGGGGGGCCTTTTGCGTTGGGATCGAGGTTGCCGATGATCAGGGTCTGGCGGCGCTTGTTACCGTGGATGGTCACCTGCATGAAGGGAGTCTCTAGACCTTGTAGGATCGGATCGGCTTCGTTGCCTTCAATGAAGCGGACGACTTTGGCCGCGGTGAGTGTGTTGATGGTATTGTCCACGAGTGCGGGATCGGCCTTGGCAGCGAGCGGAGCTTCGAAACGCCATGTGCCATTATTGCGGGCCAGACGCACTTTGAGCGAGCTGCCATCTGCGGTGCTTTCGGAGCGAATTTGTAAGCCGAGTGCATCGACTTCGAAGACCGGAATGTCAAAAATCTCGCG
The nucleotide sequence above comes from Coraliomargarita algicola. Encoded proteins:
- the sufU gene encoding Fe-S cluster assembly sulfur transfer protein SufU — encoded protein: MSDDLHDLYQSIILDHNKRPRHYGVLAEATHHAEGYNPLCGDKITVFLRIVDDRIEAIQFEAACCAICKASASMMTEALLGQSLAAGESINAEVSALLNLDTDCQPSLETSGELASLAGVRQFPARIKCATLPWHTYQAALLK
- a CDS encoding AsmA-like C-terminal region-containing protein, whose translation is MALLKKLRLSTLLELFWDASLLLIFITQALVIGCILIYGYLPLPTGWSHQVIAQKLPPGIIFTADEFRLQLDGSVTLVGVKLRSSEIQQNLLEADALEVQLAWQGFNQLPSPAGLVLTAGTLYIPSVYSPDGYRRAILERIAFRIAPDAGNWNVERFAALNDDIRLRGSFHFQSPQSASAKAKASYKNLNLNEANISEWTQNFYSQVAQFSQYKKRISYFKAPTVAFTYTSTDTQDQIIDLHLSSRQLRHPEVQASNVELQARIQIQDGTIRPLSAPRLTCTELDAPRFQIQAEDLSAEFPRIELNGLLSGHWPPCNLAAKRITLQDYELDAPTLQINPKHYPEIAFHGSTRSLNGAIALKGRIDAHTHSGHVRARGSIDLASLTPETIRDRLPDIAYETPPYLDVQMNFDTGFSLNHAAVYAQVDALKVDHLTFDHINTHATYQDGQYTINNLYLRRQKQWIDLKFSLDSHSHDYKLTLYGTAVPYDYNAILPRWWGSIFKDFDFSRTDYSLGDFIIYGNTQRKVADLYYGHAEASNVSYRDIAFDAAELIVRGRGPYCELRDIHTRSGQGWAHGKLAFASRIGDGKGPVSLRLDMDAKLTLEDAAKLFKGTAAQIIADFETDDLPVTKLKGAIFNSRYPEYQGKSFFDLSAALDSPLKFRGVPLDHLSFDLYGRSHVTHLREVELGYADGQGSAQIDIYTPPDSDSTLRYEFSLKDADQNQALRDLPQLDNLEHSLETTATNSPASTKREDARVDIQIHGEGPTKDPFKHTGFGNFEIRNDQLGTIQLLGPLSKFLQNTYFNFTSFNLNQMRGDFHYENDIVHFDPLRIDGTRTQINAPGTLRLSDQALNMRLKVSLFANSGNPDSNLRKISDLIIKPLPNLLEFELTGTLKKQKLRSLYDPRNLIPLFE
- a CDS encoding DUF4340 domain-containing protein, which codes for MRFKFTVFLLALNVITFGLIAYLNKQANQVQPELGGLSGQIGRELLDADRIELHGRGLESPRILERKGSTWTITQPMQWSANYFAINRILNQLQFLEEDASFPVDEIEKSGQTLADYGLDDPLLRLVIAEGEQTISLSIGTLTEIGNNVYLLGPDGREIFVVNRQVIDGLLVDLNDLRTREIFDIPVFEVDALGLQIRSESTADGSSLKVRLARNNGTWRFEAPLAAKADPALVDNTINTLTAAKVVRFIEGNEADPILQGLETPFMQVTIHGNKRRQTLIIGNLDPNAKGPPQYFAKLEDNPAVFTLMARPFDALREAQEALRERNFINFNHATLSAINISENGRKIRLQKLETGDWQVLESKGEDEIQPHRADPAIIQQLMDELSNLRASGFAVDAPSPTDTERLGFNKPRRVVTLSFVQGDPLVLTLAHPEEDNEALYAKTNQADFIFQVERRPTLQIVPLNTSYYRNRTLDTLPSSARISSLQLTQLETGETIFDYTLPKDSIRWDNLLEQLEGQRGPHIRVLIDAIRDFKVKSYLLDNYADAYPVDSEKTLPWIFKLSATIQLPGGGTYRTEKREYVFTKRLSGTIQVAGSKQHNAIFEIPQPLLDALYELTDDMETPPEAQAGNPVPAPETIAPVAAPGVIDSKISE